The genomic window GCGGCGTGGCGACGACATCAGCAACCTGGCGGCCGGGAAGACGGCGACGGCGAGCAGCTACGAGAAGGGCTGGTACAACTCCCCGCCGGTCCAGGCCGTCGACGGCAAGCTGGACACCCGGTGGGCCAGCGACTGGTCGGATCCGCAGTGGCTGAAGGTTGACCTCGGCAACGAGCAGACCGTCGGCCGGGTGGTGTTGCAGTGGGAGGCGGCGTACGCGAAGGGGTACAAGATCGAGGTGTCGCGGGACGGGTCGACCTGGCAGCAGGTGTACGCCACGACGGCCGGGAACGGCGGGGAGGGCGTTGTCCGGTTCGCCGCCGTACCGGCTCGCTACGTCCGTGTCACCGGGACTCAGCGGGCGACGTCGTACGGCTATTCGCTGTATGAGCTCCAGGTGTTCAGATGGTGATGCCCCGCGGCCTGTCAGGATGAGCGCATGACACAGAACTATCCTCCGAACCCGCCGTATCCGCCGCAGCAGCCGGGCTACCAGCCAGGCCCGCCTCCCGGGTACCAAGGTCCGCCACCGGGATACCAGCCGGGGCCGCCGCCTGGCTACCAGGGCGGGTACCAGCAGGCTCCGTCCAACGTGCCGCATGTCGCGCCGCAGGGTTCGCCGTACCCGGTCCTGGTCTCGACGATGAACGACCTGCCCGGGTACACCGCGGAAACCGTGTTCGGCGAGGTGTTCGGGCTGACCGTGCGGACCCGGGACTTCGGGTCGAACTTCACCGCGAGCTTCCGGTCGCTCGGCGGTGGCGAAGTACCGGAGTACACGCAGATGCTGGCTGAGTCGCGGCACGTCGCGGTGATGCGGATGTGCCAGATGGCGCAGCAGATGGGGGCGAACGCGATCCTCGCGATGCGGTTCGACTGCAACGAGATCGCGCAGACGATGAGCGAGGTGGCGGCCTACGGTACGGCGGTCATCGTGCGGAAGGCCGAGCCGCCGCGGGTCCAGGACACCAAGCCCGATGAGGATGATGCGAATGACAGCTGACCTGAGGTTTCCGCCCGGATTCCGCTGGGGTGTCTCGACGTCGGCGTACCAGATCGAGGGCGCCGTGGCCGAGGACGGCCGCGGCACCTCCACCTGGGACACGTTCTGCGCCGAGCCCGGCAAGATCCTGAACGGCGACAGTGGCGCGATCGCATGCGACCACTACCACCGGTACGCCGAGGACGTCGCGCTGATGCGGGAACTGGGCGTGGACACGTACCGGTTCTCGTTCGCGTGGCCGCGGATCCAGCCGTCCGGGAGCGGACCCGGGAACGCGGCCGGGCTGGACTTCTACGACCGGCTGATCGACACGCTGCTCGGCGCCGGGATCCAGCCGGCGCCGACGCTGTACCACTGGGACACCCCGCAACCGCTCGAGGACGCCGGCGGCTGGCTGAACCGCGACATCACCGAACGGTTCGCCGAGTACGCCGCGCTCCTGGGCGCGCGTTTCGGCGACCGGGTACCGCTCTGGATCACGATCAACGAGCCGATGGTGCTGACGCTGATGGGGTATTCGCTCGGCGCGCACGCCCCCGGCAAGCAGCTGCTGTTCGACGCGCTGCCGGTCGCACATCACCAGCTGCTCGCGCACGGGCGCGCGGTGCAGGCGTTGCGGGCGGCCGGTGCCTTGGAGATCGGGATCGCCTCGAACCATGCACCGACGTGGCCGGCCAGTGAGAGTCCTGAAGACGTGGAAGCGGCGAGTCTGTACGACAACCTGATCAACTGGATGTTCGCCGATCCGATCATCCTGGGCGAGTATCCGTCCGGGATCGGTGACGGGATGCCGGGGCCGGTCGCGGACGATCTGGCGATCATCTCGACGCCGCTCGACTTCTTCGGCATCAACCACTACGCGCCGGTCTCCGTCGGCGTCGCGACCGGGGCCGGCGACACTGCGGCAACTGACGGCGTGCAGCTGCCGCCGGGACTGCCGTTCGAGCCGCGGACGCTGCCCGGGTACCCGACGACCGACTTCGGGTGGCCGATCGTGCCGGACGCGTTCGGCGAGACGTTGCGGATCTTCCGGGACCGGTACGGCGAGAAGCTGCCGCCGATCTACATCACGGAGAACGGCTGCGCGATCAACGACGGGGTGTCCGACCAGCGGCGGATCGACTATCTGTCTTCCTACCTGCGATCGCTGAAATCCGCCATTGACGACGGTATCGATGTCCGCGGGTACTTCCAGTGGTCGTTGCTGGACAACTTCGAGTGGGCGGCGGGGTATTCGCAGCGCTTCGGTCTCGTCCACGTCGATTTCGAAACACTCGAACGCACGCCGAAGGAGTCGTACTACTGGCTCCAGGCACTGATAGCTCAGAACCGCAGATGATTCCGGAGCCGGGGGTCGTCCCGTCGGCGTTGGCCGAACCGACGGTGCGGGTGCGGGGTCGCTGGACGGCGGCCGTCGTGCTGGCCAACGTCGGTGTGTTCGCTGCGTGGCTGGGACCGATCCAGGTCTTGTTGGCCAAGCAGTCGGAGGCAGTTGCTCCGGGCAACAAGGAGTTCGTCTTCGGGTTGGTGACCGGGGTCGGGGCGGCGGTGTCGGTGGTCGCGAATCCGGCGTTCGGGGCGATCTCCGATCGGACCGGCTCGCGGTTCGGGCGGCGGGTGCCGTGGGTGGTCGCGGGTGCTGTTGGTGGTGCCATCGGTTTAGGGATCCTGTCGGGCGCACGCGTGATCGCGTTGATGCTGATCGGCTGGTGCCTGATGCAACTGTTCGGCAACGCGCTGCTGGCGGCGGCGACCGCGGTGATCCCGGACCGCGTACCCGTCGCGCAACGCGGGGTCGTCGGCGGTTGGGTAGCCATCTCCCAGGTCCTCGGCGCCCTCGTCGGTACGGCGCTCGCGGCCGCCTTCAACAGCTATACCCTCGGATACCTCGCCTGCGCCGCGTTCCTCCTGCTCTCCGTCGTCCCGTACCTCCTGCGCAGCCACGACCAACCGCTGCTCGAACGGCCCGCGTTCGTCCTGCGAGACTTCCTGACGAGCTTCTGGATCAGCCCGCGCCGCTACCCCGACTTCGGCTGGGCCTGGCTGACCCGCTTCCTCTTCAACGTCGGCAACGCCCTCGGCACGCTGTACCTCTTCTACTACCTGCAGGACAAGGTGGGAGTCGCCGACCCCGACACCGGCGTCCTGATCCTGACCGCGATCTACAGCGTCTGCGTGCTGACCACCGCGATCAGCTTCGGCCGCTGGTCGGACCGCGCCGCTCGCCGCAAGGTGTTCGTCACCGCGTCGGGCTGGGTGATGGCGGCAGCGGGCGTGATCCTCGCATTCTGGCCGACCTGGCCCGGCGCGATCACCGGCGCGATCGTCCTCGGCGCCGGCTTCGGCGTCTACTTGTCGGTGGACTTCGCCCTGCTCACCGAAGTACTCCCGAACGCCCGCGACCGCGCCAAAGACCTCGGCGTCATCAACATCGCGAACTCCCTCCCGCAGGTACTGGCCCCGGTCATCGCCGCCCCGATCGTCAAACACCTCGGTGGCTACCCGGTCCTCTACCTGCTGGCGGCAGTCGTCACACTGCTGGCCGGCGTACTGGTCACCCGAGTCCGCTCTGTCGCTTGAGCGCCTTGCCGGCTTTCGAGGTCGCGGTCACCTGGATGTGGTCCAGGTCCAGCCAGCGCGCCATGTCGCGGAGCTCGGCCGCCAAGGGTTCGATGAAGTCGGGGGAGTCGGGTTCGGGGGTCAGGGTTGGGACGACCAACGTTGAGTTCTGGCGGTCGGACTTCAGGTCGACGCGGGCCACGAGGCGGTCGCCGAGCAGGAACGGGAGTACGTAGTACCCGTGGATGCGTTGCGGTGCGGGCGTGTAGATGCTGATCCGGTAGAAGAAGTCGAACAGGCGGTGGGTGCGGTCGCGGTTCCAGATCAGCGGGTCGAAGGGGGAGAGCAACGCCTGCGCCCCGACCGGGCGGTCCTGCGCTTCGTGCCACCGGTACGACTGTTGCTTCACGCCCTCGACGCGGACCGGGATCAGTTCGCCGGACTCGACCAGTTCGCGGATCACTTCACGACCGGTTGCTGCGGGCAACGAAAAGTGCGCCTGGCCGCTGCCGCCGCACAGCTCTTTCAGGGTCGCGACGCCCAGGCCGCGGGCCGCGATGCGGACGAGCTCGCGTCGTGCCTCGTCGGCGGGCGGCTCGGGTACGGCGAGTACGTCGGCCGGCAGCACCCGCTCGGTCAGGTCGTAGACCCGCTCGAAGTGCCGGCGTCCCGCGATAGTCACCAGTCCCGCGCAGAACAGGTACTCGATCGCGATCTTCGCGTCCTGCCAGTTCCACATCGCGCCGGTGGTCGGATCCGGGTCCGGGTCGCTGCGCTGCCGCCGTACCCCGTCCGGACTCGCCTCGCCCGCGGTCAAGGGTCCTCGCTCGGTGACGACTCGCAGCACCTGCTCGACGTACCCGGGCCGCTCCGCCGTCAGCCGCCGCATCCCAGCCACCACCGACCACGGCGCAGTCACGTCCGGGCTGAGTTCCTCGCCCCACACCTGCCGCTCGGCGGCCCGCATCCGCCAGCGCATCAACGGGTAGTTCTCGAGCGGAATCAACGCGGCCTTGTGCCCCCAGAAGTACTCGAACAACTCGCGCCCCGCGCCCCAACTCAACTCGTCGAGCCGCGCCCGCGAATAGCTCCCCACCCGCGAATACACCGGCAGATAATGCGACCGACACAACACATTGACCGAGTCCAACTGCAAAACCCCGGCCCACCCAACCGCCCGACGCACCGCCCGCACATCCCCCCGCCGCCCACGCCCCTCCCCAAACCCCTGCGCCACCAGCGCAAGCCGCCGCGCCACCTCCGTCGAGACCTCGTCACCCACGGCAGCCATAATCCGAACTTATCGCGCAACACTGGGATCATGCAGTTCGTCACGATCGGAAAATCCGAGGAATACCTCCGCCTCACCGCTGTCCGATGGCCGTCGGACAAAGCCCCGGAGCAGGTCCCGAGGGAGAAGCGCCGCTACCTGAATGCCGAGGTCCGGATGCGGGAATTGACCGCATCCGCGCGACTCGACCTCTGGTCCGACTACTCCGGACTTGCGCTGTTCTTCGACCAGGTCGTGACCAACTGGCCCCAGTGGGAGAACTCCTCGGCGACCTGGGGAAAGAGCAGCGCGCTCCAACTCGAGATCTACCGCGGGCCCCGACCCGCCCTCGGCCCGGACCATCTGATCGTCTGGATCAAACTGCAGAACGGCGGCATGCGCCGGCGCTTGTGGAAGGTCGAGACCTCGATCGTCGTCTCACCCGACGAGCTCTCTGCCTTCGCGCGTGACCTCCATCGGCTGACCGATTAGGTCATGAGCGCCTGGAGAGACTCGAAGTCTTCAGGCTCCAACGGGACCAACCCGCGGCGGAGTTGGTAGCCCCAGTTGGGGGATTTGGTGAGGTTGAGGGCGACTTCGGTCAGCGGGACGCGGTGCGCCGGGAGGAAGTCGATTCGGCGGCGCCAGGGTTGGATGGTGCCGCGGGGGCCCATTGACATGGGTTCGGCTTGGTAGGGGGCGTCGTCGGCGACTACGCCGAGTGCCGTGAAGGCGCGGAGCGGGCGTTTCTCGAGGTAGTGCTCGGTCGGGGAGTAGATGGCGAAGCCGTCGCCGCGGTGTAGGCGGGCGACGCCGTAGCGCTTGCCGTGGTTGAGTTGGATGAAACCGCCCTGGACGGCTCGTTGGGTGTGGTCGGCGGAGACCACACCCAACCAAGCCCTGTGCATCTCGTTCATGCACCTACTGTCAGCCCGAAACTATGACATCTTTCGTCATAATTCTCCGCCGGAGTTTCGCCAGCAGCGGCCAGGCGATCATCAACAGGATCACCCCGTAGATCACGTACGCGACCGGCCCGCCGACCAGCCCGGAAACGTCGCCGTTCGACAACTGCAGGGACATCCGCGCCTGGCGTTCGGCGATCGGGCCGAGGATCACGCCGATGATCAGCGGCAGCACCGGCAAACCGAACCGGCGCATCCCGAAGCCGAGCAGCCCGAGCAGCAGGAGCAGCAACAGGTCGAGCGGCTGCGCGTTCACGGCGTACGCACCCATCGAGGCGAAGAAGATGATGCCGGCGTACAGGTACGGGCGCGGGATCTGCAGGAGCTTCGCCCAGGCCGGCGCCAGCGGCAGGTTGAGCAGCAGCAGGAAGAGGTTGCCGATGAACAGGCTCGCGATCAGCGCCCACACCAGCTTCGGCTCGCGCTGGAACAGCAGCGGCCCGGGCTGGATGCCGTACGACGTGAACGCCGCGAGCATCACCGCCGCCGTCGCATTCGTGGGCAGGCCCAACGCCAGCATCGGTACCAGCGTCCCGGCCGCCGACGCGTTGTTCGCCGCCTCCGGTCCGGCCACGCCCTCGATCGCGCCGTGCCCGAACTCCTCCGGGTGCTTGGACAGCTTCTTCTCGGTCGCGTACGACAGGAACGTCGGGATCTCGGCGCCACCGGCCGGTAGCGCACCGATCGGGAAACCGAAGGCCGTACCGCGCAGCCAGGGTTTCCACGACCGCCGCCAGTCCGACTTGCCCATCCACGGACGCCCGACCGGGATCACCGTGCCCGGATTCCTTCGCAGATGCGCCGCCACCCAGAGCGCCTCGCCGACCGCGAAGATGCCGACGGCAACCACTACGACATCGATGCCGTCGGCAAGCTGTGGGATGCCGAGTGTGAGCCGTTGCTGGCCGGTCACCTTGTCGATCCCGACCAGCCCGATCACCAGCCCGAGCAGCAGCGCCGCGAACCCGCGGATCCGTGACGAGCCGAGCACCGACGTGGCACCGGCGAACGCGAGCAGCATGATCGCCAGGTAGTCCGGCGCGCCCAGGCTGATCGCGAACTTCACCACCTGCGGCGCGACCAGGACCAGCAGCAACGTCCCGATCGTGCCCGCGACGAACGACCCGATCGCGGCCGTCGCCAGCGCTTGCGCGGCACGTCCGGCTCGGGCCATCTTGTTGCCCTCGATCGCCGTCACCACCGATGACGACTCGCCGGGTGTGTTCAGCAGGATCGATGTCGTCGAGCCGCCGTACATGCCGCCGTAGAAGATACCGGCGAACATGATGAACGCCTGCACCGGTTCCAGCCCGTACGTGATCGGCAGCAGCAGCGCGACCGTCATCGCCGGACCGATCCCGGGCAGGACGCCGACCGCCGTACCGACCGTGACGCCGAGCAGCGCGAGCAGCAGGTTCACCGGGGCGAGGACGTCGCCGAACCCGTTCAGCAGGTTCATCAGGTTGTCCATCAGAGAATCCCTTGCAGTACGCCGGCCGGCAGGCCGACCCCGAGCCCGATCGCGAACCCGTAGAACGTGATCAGCGACAGCGCGACCGCGATCACCAGGTTGCGGACGTGGTGCCGGCTGCCGAGCGCGAACGCCGAACCCCAGAACAGCAACGTCCCGCTGATCACCCAGCCGAGCGGCTCGATCGTCACCAGATTGACCACGAACGCGGCGATCAGCAGCAGGACGGTGCGCCAGTCGACCTTGGACGTCACGTCGACGTCCTCACCCTCCTCGGCCTCACCGGTGCCGCCGCGCGCGACGTCCACGGCGTACAGCGCGGCGACCACGAGCAGCAGTACGCCGAGCACGATCGGGACCGGCTTCGGGCCGATCGGATCGTTGCTGGTGGCAATGTGCTGGAGCCGGGCGGCGTCGACGATCACCAGGACGCCGACCACCGCCAGGAACCCGCACACTCCGTACTGCGCCGTGTCCCGCCGCGTGGTAGCGGCGGCGGTCATGCCGCCAATCCGAGCTTCGTCAGGATGTCCGCGACGGCCTTGTCCTGGTCGGTCAGGAACTTGCCGAACTCGTCACCGGTGACGAATGCGTCGGTCCAGCCGTGCTTCTGCAGCTCGGCCTTCCACTCGGCCGAGTCGTGCATCTTGGTGAGCGCGTCGATCCAGACCTTCTTGTCCGCGTCGCTGATCCCGGGCGGCGCGACGATCCCGCGCCAGTTCGTGAACACCAGGTCGATCCCCGAGCCCTTCAGCGTCGGTACGTCCTTGAGCGCCTCGATCGGCTGCTCGCTGCTCACCGCGAGGACCCGGACCTGGCCGCTCTCGACCTGGTCGAGGAACTCCCCGAATCCACTCGTGCCGAACGCGATCTTGCTGCCGAGCAGCGCGGGCAGCAGTTCGCCGCCGCCGTCGTAGGAGACGAAGTTGACGTCCTTCGGGTTGATGCCGACCGCCTGCGCGAGCTGCATCGGCAGCAGGTGGTCCGGGCCGCCCGGCGACGAGCCGCCGCCGACCGCGAGGCCCTTCGGGTTCGCCTTCCAGGCGGTGACCAGGTCCTGGATCGTCCGGTACGGCGAGTTCTTCGGCACCACGATCGCGCCGGCCTCCTCGATCATCTTCGCGATCGGGGTGGTCTGGGTGAGCGTGGCCTTGGACTTCGACGTGTACGTCGCGCCGACGACGCCGAGGCCCATCTGCATCGCGAGCTTGCCGTTGCCCTTCTCGTTCACGATCCGCTGCAGGCCGACCGTCCCGCCGGCGCCCGGCAGGTTGAACACCTGGACGCCGGTCGCGATCTTCGCGTCCTCCATAGCCTTGGCTGCGGTCCGCGCGGTGGTGTCGTACCCGCCGCCGGCCGTGTTCGGCACCATCAGCCGCAGCCCGGTGGCCGGCTTCCCGCTGTCCTGTGTCGCGCTGTCCGACTTGTTCGCCGTCGCACCACAGGCGGTGAAGCCGAGCACGGCAACCAGGGCCGTCGTCACTGTGAGCAATCGCCTGGACCTCATTTGGCGGAGTCCTTTCAGGAGGGTTCAGGTGGCGACGATCGTGGACCTCCGGTTAGCTTCACGTCTGCGTTGTGGCCGCAGCGGTGGTTGAGTTCATTGTGGTCACGGGCGGAACCTGGCTGAAGTGTGGCACTCGGCCGCCCGAGGAGGTGATCATGCGATGCGGAAAGGGCGAGGAGGTGATCATGAGCGTACGACTGCGGACCCGGCCGACGTTGGCCGGCCAGATGTTGGTGCTGCAGTTGGCGATCGTGATCGTCGTACTGGTCGCCGTCGCCGCGGTCTCGCTCGCCCAATCGGCCGCCACGTTCAACCGGGTCGAGGGCCGGCGCGTGACGCTGCTGGCCGAGCAGCTGTCGTCGAGCCCTGCATTGCGCTTCAACCTCCGGAACCCGGCGCCGGAGGAAACCCTGGCGCCGACGCTGCAGACGAGCCTCGCGCAGTCCGGCGTCAGCTCGATCACCGTCGCGGACTCCGGCGGAAAGGTGGTCGCGGCAACGAACCCGACACTGATCGGCACCGATCTCACCTACGGTGATCCGTCCGGTGACAAGCGTCGCGGATGGTCCGGCCAGCTGAAT from Kribbella jejuensis includes these protein-coding regions:
- a CDS encoding YbjQ family protein, which translates into the protein MTQNYPPNPPYPPQQPGYQPGPPPGYQGPPPGYQPGPPPGYQGGYQQAPSNVPHVAPQGSPYPVLVSTMNDLPGYTAETVFGEVFGLTVRTRDFGSNFTASFRSLGGGEVPEYTQMLAESRHVAVMRMCQMAQQMGANAILAMRFDCNEIAQTMSEVAAYGTAVIVRKAEPPRVQDTKPDEDDANDS
- a CDS encoding GH1 family beta-glucosidase, with the protein product MTADLRFPPGFRWGVSTSAYQIEGAVAEDGRGTSTWDTFCAEPGKILNGDSGAIACDHYHRYAEDVALMRELGVDTYRFSFAWPRIQPSGSGPGNAAGLDFYDRLIDTLLGAGIQPAPTLYHWDTPQPLEDAGGWLNRDITERFAEYAALLGARFGDRVPLWITINEPMVLTLMGYSLGAHAPGKQLLFDALPVAHHQLLAHGRAVQALRAAGALEIGIASNHAPTWPASESPEDVEAASLYDNLINWMFADPIILGEYPSGIGDGMPGPVADDLAIISTPLDFFGINHYAPVSVGVATGAGDTAATDGVQLPPGLPFEPRTLPGYPTTDFGWPIVPDAFGETLRIFRDRYGEKLPPIYITENGCAINDGVSDQRRIDYLSSYLRSLKSAIDDGIDVRGYFQWSLLDNFEWAAGYSQRFGLVHVDFETLERTPKESYYWLQALIAQNRR
- a CDS encoding MFS transporter; the encoded protein is MIPEPGVVPSALAEPTVRVRGRWTAAVVLANVGVFAAWLGPIQVLLAKQSEAVAPGNKEFVFGLVTGVGAAVSVVANPAFGAISDRTGSRFGRRVPWVVAGAVGGAIGLGILSGARVIALMLIGWCLMQLFGNALLAAATAVIPDRVPVAQRGVVGGWVAISQVLGALVGTALAAAFNSYTLGYLACAAFLLLSVVPYLLRSHDQPLLERPAFVLRDFLTSFWISPRRYPDFGWAWLTRFLFNVGNALGTLYLFYYLQDKVGVADPDTGVLILTAIYSVCVLTTAISFGRWSDRAARRKVFVTASGWVMAAAGVILAFWPTWPGAITGAIVLGAGFGVYLSVDFALLTEVLPNARDRAKDLGVINIANSLPQVLAPVIAAPIVKHLGGYPVLYLLAAVVTLLAGVLVTRVRSVA
- a CDS encoding winged helix-turn-helix domain-containing protein — translated: MAAVGDEVSTEVARRLALVAQGFGEGRGRRGDVRAVRRAVGWAGVLQLDSVNVLCRSHYLPVYSRVGSYSRARLDELSWGAGRELFEYFWGHKAALIPLENYPLMRWRMRAAERQVWGEELSPDVTAPWSVVAGMRRLTAERPGYVEQVLRVVTERGPLTAGEASPDGVRRQRSDPDPDPTTGAMWNWQDAKIAIEYLFCAGLVTIAGRRHFERVYDLTERVLPADVLAVPEPPADEARRELVRIAARGLGVATLKELCGGSGQAHFSLPAATGREVIRELVESGELIPVRVEGVKQQSYRWHEAQDRPVGAQALLSPFDPLIWNRDRTHRLFDFFYRISIYTPAPQRIHGYYVLPFLLGDRLVARVDLKSDRQNSTLVVPTLTPEPDSPDFIEPLAAELRDMARWLDLDHIQVTATSKAGKALKRQSGLG
- a CDS encoding EVE domain-containing protein translates to MNEMHRAWLGVVSADHTQRAVQGGFIQLNHGKRYGVARLHRGDGFAIYSPTEHYLEKRPLRAFTALGVVADDAPYQAEPMSMGPRGTIQPWRRRIDFLPAHRVPLTEVALNLTKSPNWGYQLRRGLVPLEPEDFESLQALMT
- a CDS encoding tripartite tricarboxylate transporter permease, with the protein product MDNLMNLLNGFGDVLAPVNLLLALLGVTVGTAVGVLPGIGPAMTVALLLPITYGLEPVQAFIMFAGIFYGGMYGGSTTSILLNTPGESSSVVTAIEGNKMARAGRAAQALATAAIGSFVAGTIGTLLLVLVAPQVVKFAISLGAPDYLAIMLLAFAGATSVLGSSRIRGFAALLLGLVIGLVGIDKVTGQQRLTLGIPQLADGIDVVVVAVGIFAVGEALWVAAHLRRNPGTVIPVGRPWMGKSDWRRSWKPWLRGTAFGFPIGALPAGGAEIPTFLSYATEKKLSKHPEEFGHGAIEGVAGPEAANNASAAGTLVPMLALGLPTNATAAVMLAAFTSYGIQPGPLLFQREPKLVWALIASLFIGNLFLLLLNLPLAPAWAKLLQIPRPYLYAGIIFFASMGAYAVNAQPLDLLLLLLLGLLGFGMRRFGLPVLPLIIGVILGPIAERQARMSLQLSNGDVSGLVGGPVAYVIYGVILLMIAWPLLAKLRRRIMTKDVIVSG
- a CDS encoding tripartite tricarboxylate transporter TctB family protein, with protein sequence MTAAATTRRDTAQYGVCGFLAVVGVLVIVDAARLQHIATSNDPIGPKPVPIVLGVLLLVVAALYAVDVARGGTGEAEEGEDVDVTSKVDWRTVLLLIAAFVVNLVTIEPLGWVISGTLLFWGSAFALGSRHHVRNLVIAVALSLITFYGFAIGLGVGLPAGVLQGIL
- a CDS encoding Bug family tripartite tricarboxylate transporter substrate binding protein gives rise to the protein MRSRRLLTVTTALVAVLGFTACGATANKSDSATQDSGKPATGLRLMVPNTAGGGYDTTARTAAKAMEDAKIATGVQVFNLPGAGGTVGLQRIVNEKGNGKLAMQMGLGVVGATYTSKSKATLTQTTPIAKMIEEAGAIVVPKNSPYRTIQDLVTAWKANPKGLAVGGGSSPGGPDHLLPMQLAQAVGINPKDVNFVSYDGGGELLPALLGSKIAFGTSGFGEFLDQVESGQVRVLAVSSEQPIEALKDVPTLKGSGIDLVFTNWRGIVAPPGISDADKKVWIDALTKMHDSAEWKAELQKHGWTDAFVTGDEFGKFLTDQDKAVADILTKLGLAA